In one window of Gouania willdenowi chromosome 8, fGouWil2.1, whole genome shotgun sequence DNA:
- the LOC114468228 gene encoding myosin-3-like → MDPTKERTATSSGTKTYRDVVDPQTKEIIERIRSKINHVKLSLKKGCALQAQYEEQDDSIQHEKREKLTSEYKDGQKRTKLENDYQNLRKELLHLQEPFTHATEEKRLKEVNLKLQEPIQVLEFEREEQNNSLVARMDKMKDEKDFEIQTHKNRFHDLQNEVEKNKEESLEHCQRIEDLESELGGKKEELKSAWEKNEKSQYELETAKTFFASTLKTCFSDIQELQEKNNVLVEQNKSLVAQMDKTKDENDFEIQTHKDRFHDLQNEVEKNKEESLEHCQRIEDLESELGGKKEELKSAWEENAKSQYELETAKTFFASTLKICFSDIQELQEKNNVLVEQNKSLVAQMDKTKDENDFEIQSHKNRFHDLQNEVEKNKEESLEHCQRIEDLESELGGKKEELKFSWEENANSQYELETAKTFFASTLKTCFSDIQELQEKNNVLVEQNKSLVAQMDKTKDENDFEIQTHKDRFHDLQNEVEKNKEESLEHCQRIEDLESELGGKKEELKSAWEENAKSQYELETAKTFFASTLKICFSDIQELQEKNNVLVEQNKSLVAQMDKTKDENDFEIQSHKNRFHDLQNEVEKNKEESLEHCQRIEDLESEVGGKKEELKFAWEENANSQYELETAKIFHTSTLTNYSNIQELREENNVLVEQNKSLVARMEKIRDQIHEKDSEIQSHKIELNNNLSELKELKEQSLKYCQKMKDFELELEEKEEELKSALEQNSEHQEQIKSLQRKLGSTSENYLRLMKKTMNLLKKDRGN, encoded by the coding sequence ATGGATCCAACCAAAGAGCGAACTGCGACCTCTAGTGGTACTAAGACGTATCGCGATGTGGTGGACCCTCAAACAAAGGAAATTATTGAGAGGATTAGGtccaaaataaatcatgttaaaTTGTCTTTGAAAAAGGGATGTGCTTTACAAGCCCAGTATGAAGAACAGGATGACAGTATCCAGCATGAGAAGAGGGAGAAGCTCACTtcagagtacaaagatggacaaaaaaggacaaagctGGAAAATGATTATCAGAATCTCAGAAAAGAATTGTTGCATCTCCAGGAACCGTTTACACATGCTACAGAAGAAAAAAGACTTAAAGAGGTGAACTTGAAACTTCAGGAGCCTATACAAGTTTTGGAGTTTGAACGTGAAGAGCAAAACAATTCACTTGTTGCTCGGATGGACAAAATGAAAGATGAGAAGGATTTTGAGATTCAAACTCACAAGAATAGATTTCATGATCTTCAGAATGAagtggagaaaaacaaagaagagtCTCTGGAACATTGCCAGAGAATTGAAGATTTGGAATcggagcttggaggaaaaaaagaggaactAAAATCAGcatgggaaaaaaatgaaaaatctcaGTATGAGCTTgaaacagcaaaaacattttttgcctCCACGCTGAAAACCTGTTTCTCAGACATTCAGGAGCtacaagagaaaaataatgttttagttgaacaaaacaaatcacTTGTTGCTCAGATGGACAAAACTAAAGATGAAAATGATTTTGAGATTCAAACTCATAAGGATAGATTTCATGATCTTCAGAATGAagtggagaaaaacaaagaagagtCTCTGGAACATTGCCAGAGAATTGAAGATTTGGAATcggagcttggaggaaaaaaagaggaactAAAATCAGCATGGGAAGAAAATGCAAAATCTCAGTATGAGCTTgaaacagcaaaaacattttttgcctCCACGCTGAAAATCTGTTTCTCAGACATTCAGGAGCtacaagagaaaaataatgttttagttgaacaaaacaaatcacTTGTTGCTCAGATGGACAAAACTAAAGATGAAAATGATTTTGAGATTCAATCTCACAAGAATAGATTTCATGATCTTCAGAATGAagtggagaaaaacaaagaagagtCTCTGGAACATTGCCAGAGAATTGAAGATTTGGAATcggagcttggaggaaaaaaagaggaactAAAATTTTCATGGGAAGAAAATGCAAACTCTCAGTATGAGCTTgaaacagcaaaaacattttttgcctCCACGCTGAAAACCTGTTTCTCAGACATTCAGGAGCtacaagagaaaaataatgttttagttgaacaaaacaaatcacTTGTTGCTCAGATGGACAAAACTAAAGATGAAAATGATTTTGAGATTCAAACTCATAAGGATAGATTTCATGATCTTCAGAATGAagtggagaaaaacaaagaagagtCTCTGGAACATTGCCAGAGAATTGAAGATTTGGAATcggagcttggaggaaaaaaagaggaactAAAATCAGCATGGGAAGAAAATGCAAAATCTCAGTATGAGCTTgaaacagcaaaaacattttttgcctCCACGCTGAAAATCTGTTTCTCAGACATTCAGGAGCtacaagagaaaaataatgttttagttgaacaaaacaaatcacTTGTTGCTCAGATGGACAAAACTAAAGATGAAAATGATTTTGAGATTCAATCTCACAAGAATAGATTTCATGATCTTCAGAATGAagtggagaaaaacaaagaagagtCTCTGGAACATTGCCAGAGAATTGAAGATTTGGAATCGGAggttggaggaaaaaaagaggaactAAAATTTGCATGGGAAGAAAATGCAAACTCTCAGTATGAGCTTGAAACAGCAAAAATCTTTCATACCTCCACTCTGACAAACTACTCAAACATTCAGGAGCTACGAGAGgaaaataatgttttagttgaacaaaacaaatcacTTGTTGCTCGAATGGAGAAAATTAGAGATCAAATACATGAAAAAGATTCTGAGATTCAAAGTCACAAGattgaattaaataataatctgaGTGAATTGAAGGAATTGAAAGAACAGTCTCTTAAATATTGCCAGAAAATGAAAGATTTTGAGTTAGAGcttgaagaaaaagaagaggaatTAAAATCAGCATTGGAACAAAATTCCGAACATCAGGAACAGATAAAATCATTGCAAAGAAAGCTGGGCTCCACGAGTGAAAATTATTTAcgtttaatgaaaaaaacaatgaaccTTTTGAAAAAGGATAGAggaaattaa